In one window of Plasmodium cynomolgi strain B DNA, chromosome 13, whole genome shotgun sequence DNA:
- a CDS encoding glycine-tRNA ligase (putative) translates to MRLLGTLLILVPLQVKASCDVLSRVNSKLPRAAFSTVRTNRHSRATYIVQSLVSRERKRRYYSFVSRRVSAHNVALGSKQLSSVALGSKQLSSVALGSKQPSSVSLSSKQPSSAYPSSAALRSMKQSHVEASGPAAVEETRIEEQIERCSREISALVERNESIRGINDEELKKEYDANEQSLKEKKQKLKILHSVPSESLNLVNNRTKVDNLAKRKLFYTNSFEIYGGSSGLIDYGPSGCLLKSELETLWRYHFIFYDEMLEICGTCITPYTVLKTSGHVDRFTDLMIRDAVTGDFYRADKYIAEYLTSRAEEGKKKQEKDAAKKTEGGEGPVDKRDHQLGHDDHLGRDDQPGRGSRMDGDDADEMMAVVRRLDGMNEQEIKDVIKKYDIKSPAKNDFVGPFPFNLMFQTRIGPKEDVENDTTHRGKSKESSTSTDTSHLNSIAFLRPETAQGIFVNFKKLLEYNGGKMPFAGAQIGLGFRNEISPRNGLLRVREFEMAEIEYFVNPEKKYHEKYHLFKHLMLPLYPREEQLLRGVDNRVVHIEIEEAVTKGIIANEALAYFLARTYLFLLKCGINKDGLRFRQHLPTEMAHYANDCWDAEILTSYGYIEVVGHADRSAYDLKNHMKMTGANLYACEKYDTPVEEEQIKISPNKAKIGMKFKSQQNAIYQWLNERTKEELLFIDEELNRKNSYVVSISSNGSSSPALSFELTRDMIKFDRCKKKVQERNFIPNVIEPSFGIGRLIFCIIEHSFRTRTFTDDKEERHYLSLPYALAPVKCSVLTISNHKTFVPFVKQVQMTLNEFSISSKIDTSSVSIGKKYARTDEIGIPFAVTIDFQTLKDKTVTLRERDSMLQIRIDLSELEGIVTSLLRQKKTWAEYVAQYGLFTQQNLDP, encoded by the coding sequence ATGAGACTGCTCGGGACGCTGCTAATTTTGGTGCCCCTGCAAGTGAAGGCGAGTTGTGACGTTCTTAGCAGAGTAAACTCGAAACTGCCGAGGGCGGCCTTCAGTACCGTTCGCACGAACAGGCACAGTAGGGCCACGTACATCGTACAGAGTCTAGTGTcaagggagagaaaaaggaggtacTACTCCTTTGTAAGCAGAAGGGTGAGTGCCCACAACGTGGCGTTAGGCAGTAAGCAGCTAAGTAGCGTGGCGTTAGGCAGTAAGCAGCTAAGTAGCGTGGCGTTAGGCAGTAAGCAGCCAAGTAGCGTGTCGTTAAGCAGTAAGCAGCCAAGTAGTGCTTACCCAAGCAGCGCTGCGTTGAGAAGCATGAAACAAAGCCACGTTGAAGCAAGCGGCCCAGCCGCCGTGGAAGAGACCCGCATAGAGGAGCAAATCGAAAGGTGCAGCCGCGAAATATCGGCCCTGGTCGAGAGGAACGAAAGCATCCGAGGAATAAACGATGAGGAGCTCAAAAAAGAATACGACGCGAATGAGCAGTCATTgaaagagaagaagcagaagttAAAAATTCTGCACAGTGTCCCAAGCGAATCACTAAACTTGGTGAATAACAGAACCAAAGTGGATAATTTAGCCAAAAGGAAGCTCTTTTACACCAACTCGTTTGAGATTTATGGAGGTTCCTCAGGTCTAATCGATTACGGACCCTCCGGCTGTCTCCTAAAATCAGAACTTGAGACCCTGTGGAGgtaccattttattttttacgatgAGATGTTAGAGATTTGCGGAACGTGCATAACGCCTTACACTGTGTTGAAGACCTCGGGACATGTGGACCGGTTCACTGACCTTATGATCAGGGATGCCGTCACGGGGGACTTTTACCGAGCGGATAAGTACATCGCGGAGTACTTAACGAGTAGGGCcgaggaggggaagaagaagcaggaaAAGGATGCGGCGAAGAAAACAGAGGGGGGTGAGGGGCCGGTGGATAAAAGGGACCACCAACTCGGGCACGATGACCACCTGGGGAGGGATGACCAACCCGGGCGGGGAAGCCGAATGGATGGGGATGACGCCGACGAAATGATGGCCGTCGTGAGGAGGCTTGACGGAATGAACGAGCAGGAAATAAAGGACGTCATCAAGAAGTACGACATAAAGTCACCTGCCAAGAACGACTTCGTGGGTCCCTTCCCCTTCAATCTCATGTTCCAGACCAGAATCGGTCCAAAGGAGGACGTAGAGAATGACACTACTCACAGGGGAAAATCAAAAGAGTCATCCACATCAACAGATACGAGCCACCTCAACAGTATTGCATTTCTCAGGCCAGAAACTGCACAAGGAATTTTcgtcaattttaaaaagctgCTAGAGTACAACGGAGGGAAAATGCCGTTCGCAGGGGCGCAAATCGGATTAGGGTTTCGAAATGAAATATCTCCAAGAAATGGCCTTCTGCGTGTACGAGAGTTTGAAATGGCCGAAATTGAGTATTTTGTAAATCCGGAGAAGAAATACCACGAAAAATATCACCTATTCAAGCATCTCATGCTTCCCTTGTACCCACGAGAGGAACAACTCTTAAGAGGAGTAGACAACCGTGTAGTTCACATCGAGATAGAAGAAGCAGTCACCAAGGGAATTATTGCTAATGAAGCTTTGGCTTACTTCCTAGCAAGGACCTATCTCTTCCTACTAAAGTGCGGTATTAACAAAGATGGCCTACGATTTAGACAACACTTACCAACTGAAATGGCTCACTATGCGAATGACTGTTGGGATGCAGAAATTTTGACATCCTATGGATATATCGAGGTGGTGGGACATGCCGATAGGTCTGCATACGATTTGAAAAACCACATGAAAATGACAGGGGCCAATTTATATGCCTGTGAGAAGTATGATACCCCCGTGGAAGAGGAGCAAATTAAAATATCCCCAAATAAGGCAAAGATAGGGATGAAATTTAAAAGCCAACAGAATGCTATTTACCAATGGTTGAATGAGAGGACAAAGGAGGAGCTATTATTTATCGATGAAGAATTGAACAGAAAGAATTCCTACGTTGTGAGTATAAGCTCTAATggttcttcctcccctgccTTGTCTTTTGAATTGACAAGAGATATGATCAAATTTGATAGGTGTAAAAAGAAAGTGCAGGAAAGGAATTTCATCCCTAATGTGATTGAGCCTTCGTTTGGAATTGGTCGACTGATTTTTTGCATCATCGAGCATTCTTTTCGAACTCGCACTTTTACAGATGACAAGGAGGAGAGACATTACTTGTCGCTCCCCTATGCATTAGCTCCTGTCAAGTGTTCCGTGCTAACCATATCGAACCATAAAACGTTCGTTCCTTTTGTGAAGCAGGTTCAAATGACTCTAAATGAGTTTAGCATCTCCTCCAAAATTGATACCTCTAGTGTCTCCATTGGTAAGAAGTACGCTCGGACGGATGAAATCGGGATCCCCTTTGCAGTCACCATTGACTTTCAGACTTTGAAGGATAAAACGGTGACACTTCGGGAGAGGGACTCCATGCTGCAGATCAGGATTGATCTCTCCGAGTTGGAAGGAATTGTAACTTCTCTGCTTCGGCAGAAGAAGACCTGGGCTGAGTACGTCGCCCAGTACGGCCTCTTCACGCAGCAGAATTTGGACCCATAG
- a CDS encoding hypothetical protein (putative): MSAMLLSPGRGNNSRANHTVDEGKASQMLHPPKGSKHYNYELVESFFFKESDQLNTCALDIGGTLIKVAYLNDHYISDEGQPMKNTQFLSIKIKEGQNLYVHFFNINELKETLRFLTQNGLIRQKIFLTGGGAHKYYFGIIDQIVKHEVIYRGGVSEEESPLWVSKRYFCETSRTLSVELQLRGSTTLPDGHIHEGVPFDKSLLDSFPTCETVRVYLVNPKAEQQQKEDTLPTEANSEQVDKAIDERDNSPEKRFHGELILQCSRKDEMHCVMNGLYKLLSVRKSIVRYDLFLKTEIPVRVKLPYEPFIIANIGSGISILLSNGLNKYKRIGGTAIGGGTLLGLAQMILQKVSFEELIRLAAPWEGTTSPWLLPPPLRHSPPFDLTLRHMRKDAARSGAPSHGEDALAASFGFLSNIIKTKNLEDTKSLGQAVARSLITMVSYNIGYLVHLLARIHGVHRIFFSGKYISNHECIMESLTLGVYYYYMYCHTNEGEANASFSGKPERNCGEAARRDAPPEVLFLKHDGFLGAIGCFFS; the protein is encoded by the exons ATGAGCGCGATGTTGCTCAGCCCTGGGAGAGGAAACAACTCACGAGCGAACCATACGGTGGATGAAGGCAAAGCGTCACAAATGCTACACCCCCCAAAAGGATCGAAGCATTATAACTACGAGTTGGTGGAaagcttcttcttcaaagAGAGCGATCAGCTTAACACATGCGCTCTGGATATTGGAGGGACTTTGATAAAAGTGGCCTATCTCAATGACCACTACATAAGTGATGAAGGTCAACCTATGAAGAATACCCAATTTTTAAGTATCAAAATTAAAGAAGGCCAAAATTTGTACGTTCACTTTTTCAACATAAATGAACTTAAGGAGACGTTGCGTTTTTTAACTCAAAATGGGTTGAtaagacaaaaaatttttttaactggtGGGGGAGCTCACAAGTACTACTTTGGTATAATTGATCAGATCGTCAAGCATGAGGTGATTTATCGGGGGGGTGTTTCCGAGGAGGAATCCCCCCTGTGGGTTTCAAAGAGATACTTCTGCGAGACTTCACGCACTCTTTCGGTGGAGCTGCAACTGAGGGGGAGTACTACCCTCCCAGATGGTCATATCCACGAGGGAGTCCCCTTCGACAAATCGCTGCTGGACTCCTTTCCGACCTGCGAAACGGTTCGTGTATATTTGGTGAACCCAAAAGCGGAGCAACAACAGAAAGAAGACACTCTCCCGACTGAAGCAAATTCCGAACAGGTGGATAAAGCAATCGATGAGAGAGATAACTCTCCCGAAAAAAGGTTCCATGGTGAACTGATTCTACAGTGCAGTAGGAAGGACGAAATGCATTGTGTGATGAATGGACTGTACAAACTACTTAGTGTAAGAAAGAGTATCGTAAGgtatgatttatttttaaaaacggaaATCCCTGTTAGAGTGAAACTACCCTATGAGCCATTCATTATTGCCAACATAGGATCAGGCATTTCGATTTTATTATCCAATGGGCTCAATAAGTATAAGAGAATCGGTGGGACAGCCATCGGTGGGGGGACTCTCTTGGGACTGGCACAAATGATTTTACAGAAGGTATCGTTTGAAGAGCTCATCAGGTTGGCTGCTCCCTGGGAGGGGACAACCTCTCCATGGTTACTACCTCCCCCCTTGAGACACTCCCCACCATTCGACCTAACCCTGAGACATATGCGAAAAGACGCAGCTCGCAGTGGCGCCCCTTCCCATGGAGAGGACGCCTTGGCAGCGAGTTTCGGATTCTTGAGCAACattataaaaacgaaaaatctTGAAGACACGAAATCACTTGGGCAGGCTGTAGCCAGGAGCCTCATCACCATGGTATCGTACAATATAGGCTACTTGGTTCACCTCCTTGCACGGATCCACGGGGTGCACAG aatatttttctcgGGAAAATACATAAGTAACCACGAGTGTATCATGGAGTCTCTTACCCTGGGGGTGTACTACTACTATATGTATTGCCATACCAacgagggagaagcaaatgCTAGTTTTAGCGGCAAGCca gagcGCAACTGCGGAGAAGCCGCTCGCAGGGACGCACCCCCCGAAGTTTTGTTCCTCAAGCACGACGGGTTTTTAGGCGCCATCGggtgttttttctcctag
- a CDS encoding hypothetical protein (putative), producing MIGPAALFLCVYHVALAVLGSVFFENYLFKDFDNSFSIVKIIFCCSFVLCLSLLSMLLFEILGFLTTTLKLFIWYIDITSLVLFIYLIIPISLIYTYVTYEDEEAENGLFKFNYFYNALRKMKNKKNILPEHVKANFMRRLLYVSEDLMKQMENYNKKNKKKNKQKIFQFVIGCLLILPLIWFTFYKISMITLKNNNDIYDQSSDLYNIGSVLQEKLNDVNREFSQDYDTNSEKNKNFFFKVMKNLLIYMSVTGMTLVKIIENKIKFVTNELSLKKKLLVLYDHPHLMQTFYCRNGGADFSTLHGSLASGGSLIGSGTGSLATGSLASGRVESGMGSLASDRIGSGAFGVDIPVEQATTSFLHSTDGGYHHSDTLQRGSNVGGGAAIGSGAAMGSGTNTGSGTNTGSGTNIWNAANTWNAANTWNAANTGSAANTGSAANTGSAANTWSAATTGGGLPDQLATIMCDHLVGTSTGEEPPGKKLPQARRGTKQEEVEYIGCKPFKKCNLYLGSHKSIYKDIYETFMKKENDFDFGETLPGGEDDEETCMGEDIQKDLRTFQGEENLSSLPGLPSLSSRPSLSSLPNLSSRPNLSKRHSAREMANPHRGQPSPLARSRGQETAAGSYADDGGDGSYPDDGSYPDDGGDGDDGECWGYNPGEQQADSIFSTAQMDKMGSGSSLYRRSIKSGSSVGERKHVYYTGRFLFFKTTEGEEKHLHSRQHEGGTEMVDFQMGGALGAEATAAPGEEKEGKRQKEGKRQTEGKRQTEGKRQTEGKRQTEGKRQTEGKRQTEGKRQTEGKRQTEGKRQTERKQKKGATFFSRLRGICSVRRFFQHSEMMPQGGNRSTDTKQSVANVDKTANPDSAAHPQRRHISEFLSTSIGRSYRTLKSVKDFFKRNKANAKKKRNTHAGYQVIRIYGQKFVLPPR from the exons ATGATCGGCCCGGCAGCGCTCTTCCTGTGCGTCTACCACGTCGCCTTGGCAGTGCTGGGCTCCGTGTTTTTCGAAAACTACTTATTCAAGGACTTCGACAACAGCTTCAGTATcgtcaaaataattttctgttGTTCCTTCGTGTTGTGTCTCTCCCTCCTCTCCATGTTGCTCTTTGAAATACTTGGCTTCCTCACCACAACACTCAAGCTCTTCATATGGTACATAGACATCACTTCCTTGGTCCTGTTCATCTATCTCATCATTCCGATCAGCTtgatatacacatatgttaCTTACGAAGATGAGGAAGCGGAAAATGGACTCTTCAAGTTTAACTATTTTTACAATGCActcagaaaaatgaaaaataaaaaaaatattttacctgAACATGTTAAGGCAAATTTTATGAGAAGATTACTCTACGTAAGTGAAGACTTAAtgaaacaaatggaaaattacaacaaaaaaaacaaaaaaaaaaacaaacaaaaaattttccaatttgtcATTGGCTGCTTACTCATATTACCACTCATTTGGTTCACCTTTTACAAAATCTCTATGATAACTCTGAAAAACAATAACGATATATATGACCAGTCTTCTGATTTATATAACATTGGGAGTGTCTTACAGGAAAAACTCAACGATGTTAATAGGGAGTTTTCACAAGATTATGATACAAAtagtgagaaaaataaaaattttttttttaaagttatgaaaaatttactgATTTATATGTCCGTTACTGGGATGACATTG GTCAAGATtattgaaaacaaaattaagttCGTAACAAACGAGTTGTCCTTGAAGAAAAAGCTCCTTGTTTTGTATGACCATCCGCATTTAATGCAGACTTTCTATTGCAGAAACGGGGGGGCGGACTTTTCCACACTCCACGGGTCTCTGGCCAGCGGGGGGAGCCTTATCGGAAGCGGCACGGGAAGCCTCGCCACGGGAAGCCTCGCCAGCGGTCGTGTTGAAAGCGGCATGGGAAGCCTCGCCAGCGATCGCATCGGAAGCGGCGCCTTTGGCGTGGACATCCCCGTGGAGCAGGCCACGACCTCTTTTCTGCACTCCACGGACGGGGGGTACCACCACAGCGACACGCTCCAGAGAGGTTCGAACGTTGGGGGTGGGGCGGCCATCGGGAGTGGGGCGGCCATGGGGAGTGGTACAAACACGGGGAGTGGTACAAACACGGGGAGTGGTACGAACATCTGGAATGCCGCTAACACCTGGAATGCCGCTAACACCTGGAATGCCGCTAACACCGGGAGTGCCGCTAACACCGGGAGTGCCGCTAACACCGGGAGTGCCGCTAACACCTGGAGTGCCGCTACCACCGGGGGGGGGCTGCCCGACCAGTTGGCGACCATAATGTGTGACCACTTGGTGGGGACCTCCACCGGGGAAGAGCCGCCGGGGAAAAAACTTCCGCAAGCACGCAGGGGCACAAAGCAGGAAGAGGTAGAATACATCGGATGTAAACCCTTTAAGAAGTGCAACCTTTACTTGGGCTCCCACAAGTCGATCTACAAAGATATTTATGAGACATtcatgaaaaaggaaaatgactTTGATTTTGGCGAGACGCTTCCTGGCGGGGAAGACGACGAAGAGACGTGCATGGGGGAGGATATCCAGAAGGACTTGCGCACCTttcagggggaggagaaccTATCGAGTCTGCCCGGCCTGCCCAGCCTGTCGAGTCGGCCCAGCCTGTCCAGCCTACCGAACCTGTCGAGCCGACCGAACCTGTCGAAGCGTCACAGCGCGCGTGAAATGGCGAACCCGCACAGGGGGCAGCCCAGCCCACTTGCCCGTTCGAGGGGGCAAGAAACGGCAGCTGGGAGCTATGCGGATGATGGGGGTGATGGGAGCTACCCGGACGATGGGAGCTACCCGGATGATGGGGGCGATGGGGACGATGGCGAGTGTTGGGGCTACAACCCCGGGGAACAGCAAGCTGACAGCATTTTTAGCACTGCACAGAtggacaaaatgggaagtgGCAGCTCTCTCTATAGGAGAAGCATAAAGTCTGGGAGCTCTGTGGGGGAGAGGAAGCATGTGTATTATACGGGtcgcttcctctttttcaaaacaactgagggggaggagaagcacctGCACTCGAGGCAGCACGAGGGGGGCACCGAAATGGTGGActtccaaatggggggggcACTCGGCGCAGAAGCGACGGCCGCCccgggggaggagaaggaagggAAGCGGCAGAAGGAAGGGAAGCGGCAGACGGAAGGGAAGCGGCAGACGGAAGGGAAGCGGCAGACGGAAGGGAAGCGGCAGACGGAAGGGAAGCGGCAGACGGAAGGGAAGCGGCAGACGGAAGGGAAGAGGCAGACGGAAGGGAAGAGGCAGACGGAAGGGAAGAGGCAGACggagaggaagcagaagaagggggCGACCTTCTTCTCGCGGTTGAGGGGCATCTGCTCAGTTCGACGGTTTTTCCAGCACAGCGAGATGATGCCGCAGGGGGGGAATCGCTCCACAGATACGAAGCAAAGCGTTGCAAATGTTGATAAGACCGCTAACCCTGACAGTGCGGCCCATCCGCAAAGGAGACACATCTCCGAGTTCCTCTCCACGAGCATCGGGCGATCGTACAGGACGCTGAAGAGTGTGAAGGATTTCTTCAAGCGAAACAAAgcaaacgcaaaaaaaaaaagaaatactcATGCAGGATATCAAGTCATTAGAATATATGGCCAAAAATTTGTACTTCCTCCTAGATGA
- a CDS encoding hypothetical protein (putative), whose product EILCKGCHTDNPVPFGKAYFGTLNGGGDKGKGDAHGFQEAGTAVSSTLCGEKSDDQNVCNGQTGEGQSGHGNGAATDTVQLNAGGNNSLPGDDPHAMTTTDVIKNEVATEQGSDQLTKEYMVLMFTCKICEKKSVKKFSKQAYNNGVVIIRCPSCENLHLISDQLGWFQEGKTNIEDILKQKGEKVIRRFSYNNMLEIDDLLNAYK is encoded by the coding sequence GAAATCCTATGTAAGGGTTGCCACACTGACAACCCTGTGCCATTTGGGAAGGCGTATTTTGGGACACTAAATGGAGGGGGAGACAAGGGGAAGGGAGATGCACATGGTTTTCAGGAGGCCGGTACAGCGGTGTCCTCCACGTTGTGCGGAGAAAAATCGGATGATCAAAATGTGTGTAACGGGCAAACAGGTGAAGGGCAAAGCGGCCATGGAAACGGGGCCGCCACAGACACGGTCCAACTGAATGCAGGTGGTAATAACTCCCTCCCAGGTGATGACCCCCACGCGATGACAACCACCGATGTGATAAAAAACGAAGTTGCAACAGAACAGGGAAGTGATCAACTCACCAAGGAATACATGGTCCTCATGTTCACATGCAaaatatgcgaaaaaaaaagtgtgaagaaattttcaaaGCAGGCATACAATAACGGAGTGGTTATTATTCGTTGCCCGTCCTGTGAGAACCTCCACTTAATTTCCGATCAGCTGGGGTGGTTCCAGGAGGGCAAGACCAACATCGAGGATATACTAAaacagaagggggaaaaggtaATTAGGAGGTTTTCCTACAACAACATGCTCGAGATCGACGATCTGCTGAATGCGTACAAG